TTGTGATTTCGTGTTTTTGGGGGGTTCAATACAGATTTTCCTCTAGCGCTTAAAGGTATGACATATGGGCGTTCGATTATATCGAATTACTTTATACTTGTGATAGATTCTGTCTATCATGAACTTTCAACAATTAGAGTATATCGTAGCCTTGGCCGAGCGCCAGCATTTCGGTAAAGCCGCGCAGGATTGTTATGTCACTCAAGCCACGTTGAGTGCCATGATCAAGAAACTTGAAGAGGAATTGAATGTTCAGCTATTCGACCGCAGTAGCCATCCTGTGCTCCCTACTGAGGTGGGCCAACTGATCATCCAGCAGGCCAAGGTCATCCTGCATGGACAAGAAGAGTTGGTCGCACTTGCAGCGCAGGACAACCATATATTGAATGGTGAACTGAAAGTGGGCGTCATACCCACTGTGGCCAATTCATTGCTCCCGATCATACTCAAACACATTATCAAGGCCCATCCCGAGCTTCGCTTGGATATCATGGAGGTCACCACAGAGGAAATCAAGTCGCGATTGAAGAATGGGAGTATCGATATCGGAATATTGGTCACGCCCATTCACGACCCTGCTTTGGAAGAAGAAGTGCTCTATTATGAATCATTGATGGTATATGGAGTAGAGGACGAGAACAAGAAATTCATGCTCTCTGAGGATATCAATTCATCCAAGGTCTGGCTCTTGGAAGAAGGACATTGTTTCAAAAACCAAGCGATGACACTCTGCAAGATCCAAGAGGATCGATCCAGGACCGAACATCTGGAATTCTCCGGCTCCTCATTCGAGACCTTGCTCAATCTCTCAGATACCTTCGGGGGCTTTACTCTGATACCCGAGCTCTTCTATCAGACCTTACCTGCCCATAGAAAGA
This portion of the Flavobacteriales bacterium genome encodes:
- a CDS encoding LysR family transcriptional regulator, translating into MNFQQLEYIVALAERQHFGKAAQDCYVTQATLSAMIKKLEEELNVQLFDRSSHPVLPTEVGQLIIQQAKVILHGQEELVALAAQDNHILNGELKVGVIPTVANSLLPIILKHIIKAHPELRLDIMEVTTEEIKSRLKNGSIDIGILVTPIHDPALEEEVLYYESLMVYGVEDENKKFMLSEDINSSKVWLLEEGHCFKNQAMTLCKIQEDRSRTEHLEFSGSSFETLLNLSDTFGGFTLIPELFYQTLPAHRKKRTRGFGSPIPVREVSIVSHRPAIRRNIIGKLKDLIQERVSPRLLTQELEESEMDIISI